The proteins below come from a single Nitrosospira sp. Is2 genomic window:
- a CDS encoding site-specific integrase — protein sequence MATVRKLSSGKWNAQVRRKGHSPISKSFTYEKDAHVWIRSIESDMDRGSYVNRSTADSTTLGEALERYRDEITPKKKGKDQELRRIAVWLKHPLARRSLSSLKGKDFAKHRDDRLLKRCSAGTLRLELALISHLYTIALKEWGIPVTNPVSLIRKPTANNARTRRLEDDEEDRLLNACRLSKNILLYPIAVLAIETAMKLSELLNMEWTDIDIKKRIIVLSDTKNGTARTIPLSLRAIDILSSIPKHIACRRVFFTWLPRSDAMNGAFKTAVKKAGMDNFHFHDLRHEATSRYFELGMNVMEVSAITGHKSLQMLRRYTHISNNVLINKLDGQIRAVS from the coding sequence ATGGCAACAGTTCGTAAGTTATCTTCCGGTAAATGGAATGCCCAGGTACGCCGCAAGGGGCATTCACCCATCAGTAAGTCATTCACCTATGAGAAAGATGCTCATGTCTGGATTCGTAGCATTGAATCAGATATGGATAGGGGGTCATACGTCAATCGTTCTACAGCAGACAGCACTACGTTAGGTGAAGCGTTAGAAAGGTATAGGGATGAGATTACGCCTAAGAAGAAAGGGAAGGATCAGGAACTAAGACGCATTGCTGTATGGCTTAAACATCCTTTAGCTAGAAGGTCATTGTCTTCTTTAAAAGGGAAGGACTTTGCGAAGCATAGGGATGACCGACTATTGAAAAGATGTTCCGCTGGGACTTTGAGATTAGAACTAGCATTGATAAGCCACTTGTACACCATCGCATTGAAAGAATGGGGCATACCCGTCACTAACCCTGTTTCCTTAATTAGGAAGCCCACAGCCAACAATGCTAGGACAAGACGACTAGAAGATGATGAGGAAGATAGATTATTAAATGCCTGTCGGCTGTCTAAGAATATCCTTCTATATCCAATAGCCGTATTAGCTATAGAAACTGCTATGAAGCTATCTGAGCTTTTGAATATGGAATGGACAGACATTGATATTAAGAAACGTATCATAGTCCTGTCGGACACTAAGAATGGAACAGCTAGAACCATTCCATTATCACTAAGGGCAATAGATATATTGTCTTCTATACCTAAGCATATAGCCTGTCGGCGCGTGTTTTTTACTTGGTTGCCTAGAAGTGATGCGATGAATGGCGCATTTAAGACTGCTGTGAAGAAGGCAGGTATGGATAACTTCCATTTCCATGACCTACGCCATGAAGCTACATCAAGATACTTTGAGTTAGGAATGAATGTAATGGAAGTTTCTGCAATAACAGGACATAAGTCATTACAAATGTTAAGAAGATATACTCATATATCCAATAATGTCCTTATTAATAAGCTAGATGGTCAAATAAGGGCAGTTAGCTAG
- a CDS encoding SOS response-associated peptidase family protein, with protein sequence MCGRFEQSETKRYYASALGADTSDHVTWLGDHIPSYNTAPGRCPWMIMLDKGELQFIGMTWGYRTPKEAVQKKKPWICARVEKSLTGSYFRHMCREGRVIVPCGGWYEWTVENGKNQPWYITRKVNEPSFMAGLTNFQRYTHQTVLDSNSKDSYPSFVTGLTIFLIFDIT encoded by the coding sequence ATGTGCGGAAGATTTGAACAATCTGAAACAAAGCGGTATTACGCTAGCGCCCTTGGTGCTGATACTAGCGACCATGTGACGTGGTTAGGTGACCACATTCCCTCATACAATACCGCCCCCGGACGCTGCCCATGGATGATTATGCTTGACAAGGGGGAACTGCAATTCATTGGCATGACCTGGGGTTATCGGACTCCCAAAGAAGCGGTTCAGAAGAAGAAACCATGGATATGTGCGCGGGTTGAGAAATCGCTAACAGGAAGTTACTTCCGGCACATGTGCCGCGAAGGAAGGGTAATTGTTCCTTGCGGCGGGTGGTATGAATGGACGGTAGAGAACGGAAAGAACCAGCCGTGGTATATCACGCGGAAGGTGAATGAACCGAGTTTTATGGCTGGGCTAACGAACTTTCAGAGGTATACGCATCAGACCGTTTTGGATTCAAATTCCAAAGATTCATACCCCTCCTTTGTAACCGGTTTAACAATTTTCTTAATATTTGATATAACTTGA